The Spiroplasma clarkii genome has a window encoding:
- a CDS encoding IMPACT family protein, producing the protein MKVLQENKVYMFEEVILKSRFITYIGIVNTKTELENFIKKHKSTSARHNCWAYKIGLENNNYGYNNDGEPTGTAGEPLLKLIQVNELTNVVIFCVRYYGGIKLGTGGLQRAYSNGAIQLLKDVLVRELQLLFHVKIKFKISQIKFITNTLNNLEIIDLNKLFEDDWVIFDFKITDLSFLAAIKSYCEIIYQSQAYF; encoded by the coding sequence ATGAAAGTTCTTCAAGAAAACAAGGTTTATATGTTTGAAGAAGTCATCTTAAAGTCAAGGTTCATTACTTACATTGGTATAGTTAATACCAAGACTGAATTAGAAAACTTTATTAAAAAACATAAAAGCACAAGTGCTCGACATAATTGTTGAGCATACAAAATTGGTTTAGAAAATAACAATTATGGTTATAACAATGATGGGGAACCTACTGGAACTGCTGGGGAACCACTTTTAAAGTTAATACAAGTTAATGAACTCACAAATGTAGTTATTTTTTGTGTTAGATATTATGGGGGCATTAAACTTGGAACTGGAGGCTTACAAAGAGCTTACAGTAATGGTGCCATTCAATTATTAAAAGATGTATTGGTTCGAGAACTACAATTGTTATTCCATGTCAAAATAAAATTCAAAATTTCACAAATTAAATTTATTACTAATACTTTAAACAATCTTGAAATTATAGATCTAAATAAATTATTTGAAGATGATTGAGTAATTTTTGATTTTAAAATTACTGATTTAAGTTTTTTAGCAGCAATAAAAAGTTATTGTGAAATTATCTATCAATCTCAAGCATATTTTTAG
- a CDS encoding 5'-3' exonuclease gives MSTQQEERKKIVLVDGYHLLHKGYYGSLKRKKIATNRNGILINAVYVFVAKIQEMIDSGEYYTVIVTFDVGQECWRKELYPAYKATRKDTPCDLVPQMQLVRDFLTAANIPWYEKSKYEGDDIMGTISRIAVKLGYDVDIISNDKDTYQLVSKNVNVISQQSKKAKKEIVTEKEVLEKYGCRPCQIPDMKSLIGDHSDNIKGIRGMHFSTAVKLVTKYGCVENMYKNIHEFPEEHKQKLLKAQDQVLLNKKIARILKTVDIGRVNFKPLNVNYVRFMGFLKREKMWAFTKVIEERAEKQKVECEKNINERKKQVKEK, from the coding sequence ATGTCTACACAACAAGAAGAAAGGAAAAAAATAGTTCTTGTCGACGGTTACCACCTGTTGCATAAGGGTTATTATGGTTCTTTAAAAAGAAAAAAAATAGCCACAAACCGTAATGGTATTTTAATTAATGCTGTCTATGTTTTTGTAGCCAAAATCCAAGAAATGATTGATAGTGGTGAATACTATACAGTTATTGTAACTTTTGATGTTGGCCAAGAGTGCTGAAGAAAAGAATTATATCCAGCATATAAAGCCACAAGAAAGGACACCCCTTGTGATTTAGTACCCCAAATGCAATTAGTTAGAGACTTTTTAACTGCAGCAAACATTCCTTGATATGAAAAATCTAAATATGAGGGTGATGACATTATGGGTACAATCAGTAGGATTGCTGTTAAATTAGGTTATGATGTTGATATTATTTCAAATGATAAAGACACCTATCAATTAGTTTCAAAAAATGTAAATGTTATTTCACAACAATCAAAAAAGGCAAAAAAAGAAATAGTAACTGAAAAAGAAGTTTTAGAAAAATATGGTTGTCGTCCTTGTCAAATACCAGATATGAAGAGTTTAATTGGAGACCATTCTGATAACATCAAAGGTATTCGAGGAATGCATTTTAGTACGGCAGTAAAGTTAGTGACAAAATACGGATGTGTAGAAAATATGTATAAAAATATTCATGAATTTCCTGAAGAGCACAAGCAAAAGTTATTGAAAGCACAAGATCAAGTCCTTCTGAACAAAAAGATTGCCCGTATTTTAAAAACAGTAGACATTGGTAGAGTTAACTTTAAACCGCTTAATGTGAACTATGTTCGTTTTATGGGATTTTTAAAAAGAGAGAAAATGTGAGCTTTCACAAAAGTTATTGAAGAACGTGCTGAAAAACAAAAAGTTGAATGTGAAAAAAATATCAATGAAAGAAAAAAACAAGTGAAAGAAAAATAA
- a CDS encoding PTS transporter subunit EIIB, protein MSKDSKQIVTLVEISQQVGGENNVKDVYHCATRMRITLNDSTLANLENLKAIPIIKGALFANGELQLIIGAEVSRLTSDFKNYLNKTTTKPNNGGFVVNAQTDTSKFSIWKKLLKSVSAIFGPLIPFLIGVGLILALQQLLYRAGAVVIPDYGNMTLGVDYNLFDYILDVIAGTGFKMMGVIAMWSTVRYCGGKTPTALALGLIMISPVLIGGGVLMFSIGNWDIKVGPYYSTMLVFIVMGVLVAYGQKTLEKYLHPVANFILNPLATLLVGGLLAFFVMGPIMGIVENAMLVAFNWFMTLPIGIGTMIVGLTWQPLVVLGVHNILFFAAVTAMSSGPSLFLAAAFAAAWAQMGATIGVALKSQKNIDRSAAIAAAVPGIISGPTESCIYAVNLPKGLPFITGTIAGAIGGWLIGIFGVDLDNLAGLGGIVGFLAYTDDLVAAILIDLGSFALGIGLTYLLWVEHKSEKLLALKTLKYLNSVKYFASKNDFQAIAAKKSIKKILGNRKNLDLANELKTLQSLANGLQSVDSEACELIKNFTKNYDALKTDKDFRQKLNNKLVKIESPRQANVNNTYEAIKKDIVNLKQLAPAAKAYGKLTARNENLDFTLNRLLQIKATKQAKLDAKLQKQLASLGGVDEKTKMMMTNLESWKQTRINDLNQKILDTQKSMDEKEKLLQTEISNHYGILVKQLEEFEKITNENLTEFKNRFFNDLHDKEIKAERI, encoded by the coding sequence ATGAGTAAGGATTCTAAGCAAATTGTTACCCTTGTTGAAATTTCTCAACAAGTTGGTGGTGAAAACAATGTTAAAGATGTTTATCATTGTGCAACCCGAATGCGTATCACATTAAATGATAGCACACTTGCAAATCTTGAAAATTTAAAAGCAATCCCCATCATTAAAGGTGCATTATTTGCCAATGGAGAATTGCAACTAATTATTGGGGCAGAAGTTTCTAGATTAACTTCAGATTTTAAAAACTATTTAAATAAAACAACAACTAAACCAAATAATGGAGGTTTTGTAGTTAATGCTCAAACAGATACTAGCAAATTTTCAATTTGAAAAAAATTGTTAAAATCTGTATCAGCAATATTTGGTCCCTTGATTCCATTTTTGATTGGGGTGGGGCTAATTTTAGCACTACAACAGCTATTATATCGAGCAGGAGCTGTGGTTATTCCTGATTATGGCAATATGACTTTAGGAGTTGATTATAACCTCTTTGATTATATTTTAGATGTCATTGCAGGAACTGGGTTTAAAATGATGGGAGTTATTGCCATGTGATCTACTGTTAGATATTGTGGTGGTAAAACTCCAACTGCACTTGCCTTAGGATTGATTATGATTTCACCAGTCCTAATTGGAGGTGGAGTCTTAATGTTTTCAATTGGAAACTGAGATATTAAAGTTGGTCCTTATTACTCAACAATGTTGGTTTTTATTGTTATGGGAGTTTTAGTGGCCTATGGCCAAAAAACCTTAGAAAAATACTTGCATCCAGTTGCCAACTTTATTTTAAATCCCTTAGCAACCTTATTGGTTGGGGGTTTGCTAGCATTCTTTGTCATGGGACCAATTATGGGAATTGTTGAAAATGCAATGTTAGTTGCTTTTAACTGATTTATGACTCTACCAATTGGGATTGGAACTATGATTGTAGGATTAACTTGACAACCACTTGTGGTTTTAGGTGTTCACAATATCTTGTTCTTTGCAGCTGTTACTGCCATGAGTTCAGGACCATCTCTTTTCTTAGCAGCAGCATTTGCAGCTGCTTGAGCACAAATGGGAGCAACTATCGGAGTTGCTTTAAAATCACAAAAAAATATTGATAGATCTGCAGCAATTGCTGCAGCAGTACCTGGAATTATTTCAGGACCAACTGAATCTTGTATTTATGCAGTTAACTTACCTAAAGGATTACCATTTATTACTGGAACAATTGCTGGTGCAATTGGAGGTTGATTAATTGGAATCTTTGGAGTTGATTTAGATAATCTAGCTGGTCTTGGAGGAATTGTTGGTTTCCTAGCATATACTGATGACTTAGTTGCTGCAATTTTAATAGACCTAGGTTCATTTGCTTTAGGAATTGGTTTAACTTATTTACTATGAGTTGAACATAAATCTGAAAAATTACTTGCTTTAAAAACACTAAAATATTTAAACAGTGTTAAATATTTTGCAAGCAAAAATGATTTTCAAGCAATTGCAGCAAAAAAATCAATCAAAAAAATTCTTGGTAATAGAAAAAATCTAGACCTTGCAAATGAATTAAAAACATTACAAAGTCTAGCTAATGGCTTACAATCTGTAGATAGTGAAGCTTGCGAGCTGATTAAAAATTTTACAAAAAATTACGACGCACTAAAAACTGATAAAGACTTTAGACAAAAATTGAATAATAAGTTAGTAAAAATTGAATCTCCACGTCAAGCAAATGTTAATAATACTTATGAAGCTATTAAAAAAGATATTGTTAACTTAAAACAGCTTGCACCTGCAGCTAAGGCTTATGGTAAACTTACTGCAAGAAATGAAAATTTAGATTTTACTTTAAATCGTCTTTTACAAATTAAGGCAACCAAACAAGCTAAACTAGATGCCAAATTGCAAAAACAATTGGCAAGTCTTGGTGGTGTTGATGAAAAAACCAAAATGATGATGACAAATCTTGAAAGTTGAAAACAAACTAGAATTAATGATTTAAATCAAAAAATTTTAGATACACAAAAATCAATGGATGAGAAAGAAAAACTTTTACAAACAGAGATTTCAAATCATTATGGTATCTTGGTAAAACAACTTGAAGAATTTGAAAAAATAACAAATGAAAACTTAACAGAATTTAAAAACAGATTCTTCAATGATTTACATGATAAGGAAATTAAAGCAGAACGTATTTAA